The genomic DNA CCTGGCAATTCGCCATGGCCTGTGCAATGCGGAGTCGTTAGCAAGTCAGTGAGTGATGTTTTTGATTCAAAAGCCTTTCTGAAAACCGTAACCAGCCAACCCGGCGTTTATCGTATGTATGATGCCGGCGGCACGGTTATTTATGTTGGCAAAGCCAAAGATCTCAAAAAACGCCTTTCCAGCTATTTTCGTGCTCAGGTTGCTTCACGCAAAACGGAAGCGCTGGTCGCGCAAATTGCGCAAATTGACGTCACCGTGACCCACACCGAAACGGAAGCGCTGCTGCTCGAACACAACTACATCAAGCTCTATCAGCCGCGCTACAACGTACTGCTGCGTGATGATAAATCGTATCCTTTTATTTTTCTCAGCGGCGATACCCACCCGCGCCTGGCGACCCATCGCGGCGCTAAGCATGCGAAAGGCGAATACTTCGGGCCATTCCCGAACGGCTATGCGGTACGGGAGACCCTGGCGCTGCTGCAAAAGATTTTCCCCATCCGCCAGTGTGAAAACAGCGTGTACCGCAACCGCTCGCGCCCCTGCCTGCAATACCAAATCGGCCGCTGTCTCGGGCCGTGCGTGAAGGGGTTGGTGAGTGAAGAAGAGTATGCGCAGCAGGTGGAATACGTGCGGCTATTCCTTGCCGGTAAAGATGATCAGGTGCTGACGCAGCTGATTGCGCGTATGGAAAAAGCCAGCCAGGCATTGGCCTTTGAAGAAGCGGCGCGTATTCGCGATCAGATTCAGGCGGTGCGCCGGGTTACCGAGAAACAGTTTGTCTCCAACAACGGTGACGATCTGGACGTGATCGGCGTGGCCTTTGAAGCCGGTATGGCCTGCGTGCACGTGCTGTTTATTCGCCAGGGCAAAGTGCTCGGCAGCCGCAGCTACTTCCCGAAGGTGCCGAACGATACTGAACTGGGCGAGGTGGTGGAAACCTTCGTCGGTCAATTTTATTTTCAGGGCAGCCAGGTGCGCACGCTGCCGGGTGAGATCCTGCTCGACTTTACGCTGCAGGACAAAACGCTACTCGCCGATTCTTTATCAGAGCTGGCCGGGCGACGCATTCAGGTGCAGACAAAACCGCGCGGCGATCGCGCGCGCTATTTAAAGCTGGCGCGTACCAATGCGGTGACCGCGCTGTCGACTAAACTTTCCCAACAGTCTACCGTCCATCAGCGCCTGCAGGCGCTGGCCGCCGAGCTGAAGCTGCCGGCGATTAAGCGGATGGAGTGTTTTGATATCAGCCATACCATGGGTGAGCAGACGGTGGCGTCCTGCGTGGTGTTCGATGCTAACGGCCCGCTGCGCGCCGAGTATCGCCGCTATAATATTACCGGCATTACCCCGGGCGATGACTATGCGGCCATGAACCAGGTGCTGCGTCGCCGCTATGGTAAAGCGATTGATGAGAGTAAAATTCCTGACGTTATCCTGATTGACGGTGGGAAAGGGCAGTTGGGGCAGGCGAAAGCCGTGTTTGCCGAACTTGATGTGCCGTGGGATAAACATCACCCGCTGCTGCTGGGGGTGGCAAAAGGCAGCGACCGCAAAGCGGGGCTCGAGACGCTGTTCTTTGAACCGGAAGGCGAGGGGTTTAGTCTGCCTCCGGACTCGCCGGCGCTGCACGTTATTCAGCATATTCGTGATGAGTCGCACGATCACGCCATTTCAGGCCACCGTAAAAAGCGCGCGAAGGTCAAGAGCACCAGTTCGCTGGAGACCATCGAAGGCGTAGGGCCGAAGCGACGCCAGATGCTGCTCAAATACATGGGCGGCCTGCAGGGTTTACAGCAGGCCAGCGTCGAAGAAATTGCCAAAGTGCCCGGAATCTCGCTTGGCTTAGCAGAAAAGATCTTCTACTCGTTGAAACATTAGGGGCTCTGTAGCAACATAGGGCTAATATTTACTAACAACAGATAGTTACCGCGCCATGCAATATAATATCCCTACATTGCTTACGTTGTTCCGCGTCATCCTGATTCCATTTTTCGTGCTGGCGTTCTACCTTCCTTTTGTCTGGGCGCCGTTCGCGTGCGCGCTGATCTTCTTTGTCGCCGCCGTGACCGACTGGTTTGATGGCTACCTTGCCCGTCGCTGGAACCAGAGCACCCGCTTTGGCGCTTTCCTCGATCCGGTCGCCGATAAAGTCATGGTCGCCATCGCCATGGTGCTGGTAGCCGAGCACTACCACACCTGGTGGGTTACGTTACCGGCGGCAACGATGATCGCCCGTGAAATTATTATTTCCGCGCTGCGCGAGTGGATGGCTGAGCTGGGTAAACGCAGCAGCGTTGCCGTCTCCTGGATTGGTAAAGTGAAGACCACCGCGCAGATGACCGCGCTGGTGTGGATGCTGTGGCGTCCGAATATGTGGGTTGAGTGGGCGGGTATTGCATTATTCCTGGTGGCGGCCGTGCTGACGCTGTGGTCTATGCTGCAATATTTGAACGCGGCGCGCGGTGATTTGCTTCAAGAGTGATCGTTTCGACGCAATTTTCAGCAAACGATGCAAAGTTGCGAAAAATACCGTTGACTCACCGCGTCAGATAAGTAGAATGCAACGCATCGAACGGCAGCACAGATTGCCAGACGATAGCAAAATCAAGTGGTTAACGAACCAACTTGATAATGCGGGAATAGCTCAGTTGGTAGAGCACGACCTTGCCAAGGTCGGGGTCGCGAGTTCGAGTCTCGTTTCCCGCTCCAAATTAAAAGCATCGGCAATAGCGGGTGTTTAAGATTTAAAGGCGCGTTAGCAAAGCGGTTATGTAGCGGATTGCAAATCCGTCTAGTCCGGTTCGACTCCGGAACGCGCCTCCACTTTCTTCCCGAGCCCGGATGGTGGAATCGGTAGACACAAGGGATTTAAAATCCCTCGGCGTTCGCGCTGTGTGGGTTCAAGTCCCACTCCGGGTACCATGGGAAAGTAAAGAATAATCAAAGCAATAAGCAGTGTCGTGAAACCACCTACGGGTGGTTTTTTTGTGCCTGAAATTCACACTCTGTACATATCCTGTACTCACTGAGTGCAATGAATTGTTTTCCCACGCACGTTAATGCGATCTCACTTCATTCCCCTCAAACACAGAGAACAGGGCGTACAGTTCTGGTCTGATTTCGAGTCATGTTGTTTAGATGCGTTTGAAGATTCTGAATCTGAATAAAAGTTGTTACCCCCTTTCGAAATGCTAAAGGCAAGTATTGACGAAGAGTGAATTATGGGCATTAGTATTATAAGAATGGCACTATGACGTGACTTAGAGCATTACTTCCCATCGATTCATTAACCAGTCTAAAAGCGCATCAGCATCTTTCACAAAATATTGGTCTGTCCCTTTCTCTCCTCCGCGTGGGCCAAATGTTGCTGTCGAAATCTTGAAGCCTTCCCCGGTGTATTTGCACCAGATGTGATAGGTATCCCCTGGTGACCAGTAATAGTGAATTTCCCCATAAGGAGTGTTTTCCTTTGGTTCCCGGTAATCGAAATAGCCTCGAGCTGAATCTTGTAGCTCTGTAAGTAGTGCGTCGAAAATCTCACGCGTTTTAAGCGTCATGGGATGTTTAGACAAATCGACAACCTTTGCCTTCTTGGCATTCAGGCGATCACGGATCATTGATGCTGAATCACTCTGCGTGCTGGTGGCTGCGGGTGTCGTTATATCGGCACTCAGAGCGAGGACTATAGTTTGCAGCCGGGCGATCTCTTTTTGCGCCTCCGACAGCTCAATCTGACATTGGCTGAGTTCAGAAAGTGCATTTTGGTATGACTCATTCAGGACTATCTTCTCATCCTGCAATGAGGTTGCACGTTCGCGGATACGGCGGGCTTCGACCAGAAGAGCATTGTACTTGTCAACTAACTCGCGTTCTCGATCTGCCCTAATAGGCGCGGTTTCTTCCCGGATAACATGCAGAGAACTCAGGCGTACACCTTCACGCTCTGCATAGCTGAATGCCTGACGAAATGCGTTAGTAGCTTCTTCTTTGTTTGAATTGCCCAGCGCCAGCGCTAGGGATTTAACTGCTTTGCTCATCATTTACTCTCATGCTCGAAAAACGCCAGGGCTTGTATTTCTTCGCGTTTCGCAGAAACGTCAATTAACAGGACAGTTAGGGTAATCCCCCCAATTTTAATGGAGGTGATAAGTAGAATAGGGACATTCGCTGAATATGCTGCATCGTGTTTAGCCATT from Klebsiella sp. WP3-W18-ESBL-02 includes the following:
- the uvrC gene encoding excinuclease ABC subunit UvrC — its product is MSDVFDSKAFLKTVTSQPGVYRMYDAGGTVIYVGKAKDLKKRLSSYFRAQVASRKTEALVAQIAQIDVTVTHTETEALLLEHNYIKLYQPRYNVLLRDDKSYPFIFLSGDTHPRLATHRGAKHAKGEYFGPFPNGYAVRETLALLQKIFPIRQCENSVYRNRSRPCLQYQIGRCLGPCVKGLVSEEEYAQQVEYVRLFLAGKDDQVLTQLIARMEKASQALAFEEAARIRDQIQAVRRVTEKQFVSNNGDDLDVIGVAFEAGMACVHVLFIRQGKVLGSRSYFPKVPNDTELGEVVETFVGQFYFQGSQVRTLPGEILLDFTLQDKTLLADSLSELAGRRIQVQTKPRGDRARYLKLARTNAVTALSTKLSQQSTVHQRLQALAAELKLPAIKRMECFDISHTMGEQTVASCVVFDANGPLRAEYRRYNITGITPGDDYAAMNQVLRRRYGKAIDESKIPDVILIDGGKGQLGQAKAVFAELDVPWDKHHPLLLGVAKGSDRKAGLETLFFEPEGEGFSLPPDSPALHVIQHIRDESHDHAISGHRKKRAKVKSTSSLETIEGVGPKRRQMLLKYMGGLQGLQQASVEEIAKVPGISLGLAEKIFYSLKH
- the pgsA gene encoding CDP-diacylglycerol--glycerol-3-phosphate 3-phosphatidyltransferase, whose amino-acid sequence is MQYNIPTLLTLFRVILIPFFVLAFYLPFVWAPFACALIFFVAAVTDWFDGYLARRWNQSTRFGAFLDPVADKVMVAIAMVLVAEHYHTWWVTLPAATMIAREIIISALREWMAELGKRSSVAVSWIGKVKTTAQMTALVWMLWRPNMWVEWAGIALFLVAAVLTLWSMLQYLNAARGDLLQE